In the Streptomyces sp. NBC_00193 genome, CGGCCAGTTCGTCCATGGCGGGGCGGAAGCCGGGATCGTCCTTGCTGGTGGTGCGGTGGATGGCTGCAAGGGCGTCATTGCGGCGAGCGAAGAGATCCGGACGCCGTCCGATCTCGACCTCACGCATCCACCAGTCGAGCCAGTGCGTGAGGTGGCCGATCTTCCCGCTGCGGATGGCGGCGGCCAGCGCGTTCTCCTTGTGCTGCTCCAGCTCCGCCAGGCGGTGCGGGGTGATGCGGGCGAGGGCGACACGTACGGCGTCCGGGGTGCGCTCAGGGCGCGGGATCAGCGCCGCGCCGTGGTCCGGCTGTGTGGTCACGGTGTCCTCCAAGGGGTGCCCCGGCCAGGGTATTCATTCCCCGCCGCCGCGAAGGCGGCCCGGCGGGGTGGCCACCACGGCAGCTACCGGGGCGATCACCCCCGGGGCCCGCCCCGCATCCCGTGCAGCAGTTCCGCCTCCACCGGGGTCGCGTCCAGGCCGTGCTCCCGCACCTCACGCAGCTGCGGGAGCGTGAGTCCGTACCACTCGCGGACGACCTTCAGCGGCACACCGTCCGGCCCGCCGACGGGGAGGCGCACGGTGCCCTCCTCGGCGACGATCCGCTCGCGGACCCACGGCGGGGGCACCCCCCGGCCGTCGTCGCACGCGTGCACTTCGTACGCGGCGCAGTAGTAGTTGTCGTACCAGCACAGACGGCCGTCGACGATCCGCTGCCACGTCTCGTACCGGCAGGAGGCGCAGGGCTCGCAGTGCAGCGTCCCGAACTGTTCAGACATCGGAGCAGCATGCTGCACCGGCCCGTTCGGTGCATCCGGATAACGTCTGCGGTATGACTGAGCAGCCCTTCTCCCCGGCCCGCGGCACGCGGGTCATCGCGCATCGCGGGGCCTCCCACGAGCACCCCGAGCACACCATCGAGGCCTACCGGCAGGCCATCGCCGACGGGGCCGACGCGCTCGAATGCGATGTGCGGCTCACCGCCGACCACCGGCTGGTCTGTGTGCACGACCGGCGGGTCGAGCGGACCTCCGACGGGCGCGGGGTCGTCTCCGAGATGACGTACGAGGAGCTGCGCGCCCTCGACTTCGGGGCGTGGAAGGGGTCCGGGCACGCCGGGGCCCGGGTGCTGCTCTTCGAGGACCTGCTCAAGGAGGCGCTGGCCGCGCCCTACCCCGTCGGGCTGGCCGTGGAGACCAAGCACCCCACCCGCGCGGGCGGCCGGCTGGAGGCCGAGCTCGTACGGGTGCTGCGCGAGTACGGGCTCGCCGACGGCAGGTCCGGCCGCGTCGAGGTGATGAGCTTCTCCCGGAACGCGCTGACCCGGATGCACCGCCTCGCGCCGGGACTGCCCGCCGTGTACCTGATCGAGCGCAGGCTCCGGCCGGTGCGTCCCCCGTACGCCACGCACGCGGGCCCGGGCATCGATCTCGTACGGCAGGACCCGGGTCTGGTGGGCCGGCTGAAGGCGAAGGGGCTCCGGGTGCGCGTGTGGACCGTGGACGAGCCGGAGGACGTGGAGCTCTGCGTCCGCCTGGGCGTGGACACCCTCATCACCAACCGGCCCCGCGACGTGCGCAAGCTGCTGCTCGACATTTGAATCATCCCCTCCCTGAAGGGAGGGGATTCCTCACCTTCCAGGGCTGATCGGGGATTTCTAGCTCACGCTGCCAGGCCAGGCAGCGCCTGGTCCGGTCTTCCGCGATCAGCACTAGCCGGGTTGAGACCAGCCCGGACCAGCATCACGCGTGCGGAGTTCTTGTCCCTGGGGGACACGGCTCCGCACGCGGTGCAGGCGTAGGTTCGTTCTGAGAGTGGTAGTGCGTGCTTGGTTCTCGCTCCGCACTGCGCGCAGTCCATGGTGGTGTGCGCGGGGTGTACCAGGTGCACGGTCCTGCCGTGCTTACGGCCCATCTCGATCAAGGCCGTCTTCGTGGCGCCGATCGCCGCGTCGGCAGCCTTACGGGCCATGGTGGACCTGGCGAGGAACTTCGGACGGAAGTCCTCCACCGCCAGGGCATCGTGGTCGCGCACGACGGCCTTGGCCCACTTACGGCCGGTGTCCTGGCGTTGCCGGGCCACCTTCTTGTGCAGCTTCGCGACGTGCCTTTTCGCCGCCTGGTACCTCTTCGACCCGGGCTTGCCTTCCGGCGACTTCCGGCGGGCCATCATCCGCTGATAGCGGACCAGACCGGCGGCCGCCTTCCTGCCGTACTCGGCATGCGGGAGGTCGTGGTCATCGCTGGTGGTTGTCGCAGTCTCCTTCACACCCCAGTCGATGCCGATCACCGCGCCGGTCACCGCAAGCAGCTCGACCTCGACTGGGACGACGAACGAGCAATACCAGTGCCCGAGACCGTCCTGATACACGCGCACGCCGGACGGGTCCGCCGGAAGGTTCCGCGACCACACCACCGTCAGGACGATCCCACCCGCCAGATATAGGCGACCATCCTTCAACCGAAAACCGCGCTTGGTGTAGTTGAGGGACGGCAGTGCTTCCCGCTTCTTCTTCCACTTGGGCATACCGGCCCGCTGCCGCACCGGCAACCGGTCCCTAACGTCCTTCTGCGCCTTCGCACGGGACTTCCCGAAATCCCGGATCAACTGCTGCTGCACAACCGAGGACCCATCACGAAGCCAGGAGATCCCAGTCCGGGCCTCGGTCAGCATCTTGTCGAGCTGCGCCGGACCACAGGTCCGCTTGTCCACGCCTTCGGGCCGGTCATTGTTCCACCGGTACGTCTGCTTCGACTTTGCGCAGCACTCGTTCCACAACCAGCGACACCGGTCCCACTCCGCAAGGAGCCGGGCGAGAGCGGTGGACGACACGCGCACGCGGAAGGCCCAACGGGCATGCTCGGCATCCCGCACGATCGGTGTCGTCGTCACCCCAACAACCTGGCCCCGCCCACTGACAACAACCGAAAGAGCAGTGAGGACCCGGCCGGGGTGCGCCGGCCGGGTGTGGGGGGTCGTACGGAACGTCGGACCCACGGGGGTACGGGTCCGCGGGCGGTTACGCGAAGCGCTGGTTGGCCGAGCCGTTGCAGGGCTGGAGGCGCAGCGGCTCGTGGGCCGCGGCCACCGTCAGGCACTGGCCCGGGGCGGCGGCGGGCCGGAAGGTGGCTCCGTCGCGGACGAACTGCTGGTTGGCGCCGCCGTGGCAGTTCCAGATGACCATCGCGGTGCCGTTGCCGTAGTTGGCGCCGGGCGCGTCCAGGCAGCGGTCGTGGGTGAGTTCGATGTGGAGGGACTTCTTCGCGGAGTCGTACCACCAGCCCTGGTTGCGGCCGCCGTGGCAGTCCCAGCCGAGGATCTTGGTGTTGTTGGCGCTGGAGCCGCCGTTGGAGTCGACGCAGTTGCCCGTCGCCTCGTTCTTCAGCGGCTTGTACAGGTCGTCCCAGGCCCCGGCCTGCAGGACGGGGGTGCCGGTGCTCGCCGGGTCGGCGCAGGAGGCCTCGCGCAGGCCGGAGGCGTAGAGCTGGGTCAGACAGGACGCGAAGGCGCCGTGGCCGCGGTAGTTGGGGTGGAAGGACTGGCGGGCGGTGTTCTCGTCCCACGGGAAGTGGTCCCCGAGGTCGAGGTAGAGGCCGCGGGCCCAGGTGTCCTCCATGCAGACCTCGTGGCCCTGGAAGAGCCGCGAGTTGTCGAGGTAGGTCGCGCCCGCGGCGAGGGCGGCCGCGCGCATGCCCTTCTCGAAGGTGGGCACCGCGTAGTTGCGGCCCCACGCGGCGTCGGAGTCGTAGCCGGCGCAGCCTCCGGGGAGCTTGCCGGGGAAGTTGGGGTTGTCGTTGAAGTCGGGGCCGATCGGGCTGGGGTAGCCCATCACGACCAGCTTGTAGTCGGAGTCGGCGTAACCGGCGTCGCGCATGACAGACTTCAGGTCGCCGATCGTCGACTGCACCTTGGGCTTCAGCCCGTCGACGCGCGCCTGCCAGCCCGGACCGTACTTCGGCTCGCAGGTGCCCTGGCTGAGCACCCAGCGGGTGACGCAGTCGGTCATGACCGGGCCGAACTGCAGGTCGTCGTTGGCCCCGGCGACCAGCAGCACCATCTTGATCTTCGTGTTGCGGGCCTTGATGGCCAGGCTGTCGCTCTGCACCAGCTCGTCGGCGTACTGCTTGCTGCCGCCGATCTTGATGTTGCCCGTGTAGCCGCCGGAGCAGGCCACGTTGAAGGTGTAGTCGGCCGCGATGCCGGTGCGGTGGATCGCCGTGTCCGGGGAGCGGTGGCACTGGTTGGACGGGGTGTTGGTCGCGGGGTCGTAGTTGCCGATGCCTTCGCCCGAGATCTCGCTGTCGCCGAGCGAGATCAGGCCGGTCTTGCGCTCCGCGAGCGGGCGGATCGCGGAGTCGCCGTAGATCTTGACGGCCTCGGCGGCCCGGATGGCCTCCAGTTCGGGCGTGAGGGGGGTGACCGCAGCGGTCGCCGCGTGGGCCATGGGGGTGATGGCGGTGACGCCCCCGAGGGCGGCCGCCGCCGCCGCGACGGCGGCGAAGGTAGATCTGAGCCTGATCCTTGATTGTGTACGGGCACGTGCCATGAACGCCTCCCTGATCTCGGTGTTACCCCCGGTATTTACTGGCCGGTAGGCGAGTTGGGAACAGTCCGAACAAGACAATTGCTCAACTTTTTGAGGAGGCACCACAGATGACTGACGATCAGCAGACCGGCGAGGCCCCTGAAGGGTTCCGCATCGAGCACGACTCCATGGGCGACGTACGCGTCCCCGCCCACGCCAAATGGCGAGCTCAGACCCAGCGCGCCGTGGAGAACTTCCCCATCTCCGGACAGCGCCTGGAGCGCGCCCACATCGAGGCGCTGGCCCGGATCAAGGCCGCGGCCGCCACCGTCAACGCCCGGCTCGGCGTGATCGACAAGGACATCGCCGACGCCATCGTCTCCGCGGCCGCCGAGGTCGCCGAGGGCCGCTGGGACGAGCACTTCCCCGTCGACGTGTTTCAGACGGGTTCCGGCACCTCGTCCAACATGAACGCCAACGAGGTGATCGCCACCCTGGCCACCGAGCGCCTCGGCCGCGCCGTCCACCCCAACGACCACGTCAACGCCTCGCAGAGCTCCAACGACGTCTTCCCGTCCTCCATCCACATCGCCGCCACCGCCGCCGTCACCGGCGCGCTCATCCCCGCCCTGGAGCACCTGGCCGGCGCGATGGAGCGCAAGTCCGCCGAGTTCGCGCAGGTGGTCAAGGCCGGCCGGACGCACCTGATGGACGCCACCCCGGTCACCCTGGGCCAGGAGTTCGGCGGGTACGCCGTACAGCTCCGCTACGGCGTCGAACGGCTGCGCGCGGCGCTGCCCCGGCTGGCCGAGCTGCCGCTGGGCGGGACCGCCGTGGGCACCGGGATCAACACCCCGCCCGGGTTCTCCGCGGCCGTGATCTCCGAGGTGGCGGCGGCGACGGGGCTGCCGCTGACCGAGGCCCGGGACCACTTCGAGGCCCAGGGGGCGCGGGACGCCCTCGTCGAGACGTCCGGAATGCTCCGTACGGTCGCCGTCTCGCTCACCAAGATCTGCAACGACCTGCGCTGGATGGCCTCGGGCCCGCGCACCGGATTGGCCGAAATCAACCTCCCGGATCTCCAGCCGGGGTCCTCGATCATGCCCGGAAAGGTCAATCCGGTCGTCCCGGAGGCCGCGCTGATGGTCGCCGCCCAGGTGATGGGCAACGACGCGGCGGTCGCCGTGGCGGGCGCCGCGGGCAACTTCGAGCTCAACGTGATGCTCCCCGTGATGGCCCGCAACCTCCTGGAGTCCATCCGGCTGCTGGGCTCCGTGAGCCGCCTGCTGGCCGACCGCACCGTGGACGGAATCACCGCCAACACGGCCCGGGCCAGGGAGTACGCCGAGTCCTCGCCCTCCGTGGTGACCCCGCTGAACCGGTACATCGGCTACGAGGAGGCCGCCAAGGTCGCCAAGAAGTCCCTCGCGGAACGCAAGACGATCCGCGAGGTCGTCCTGGAGTCGGGCTACGTGGACCGCGGCGACCTCACCCTGGAGCAGCTCGACGAAGCACTGGACGTGCTGCGGATGACCCACCCCTGACCCCGGCCGGGCCGCCCCCTCCCGGGGTCCGGATCCGGTCGTTTCCCGCCCTCGGACACCTCGGTGACCTGCAGCGCAGCGATCCTCCGGACCCCCGCCCTAAGATCTGCCCATGACAGGTACCGGAGGCCGCGGGGGCGGCAGTGCGCGCAGCTCGGCACGGGGCTCGGCCCGACGTGCGGAGCGGGGCGCCGCGGAGGGCGTCCGCTGGGCGCCCGGGGAGCAGATCCTCTGGCGCTACCGGGACCACGCGCCCGACGCGAAGGGCGCCGTCCACATCTGCCGGCCCGTGACCGTGGTGACCGACACCGACGAGCTGCTCGCGGTGTGGATGGCCCCCGGGACCGAGTGCGTCAAGCCGGTGCTCGCCGACGGGACCCCGGTCCACGAGGAGCCGCTCGCCACCCGCTACACCGCGCCGCGGACCACCGTACGGTCACGCTGGTTCGGGGCGGGGGTGCTGAAGCTGGCACGGCCCGGGGACCCCTGGTCGGTGTGGCTGTTCTGGGACCACGGCTGGGAGTTCAAGAGCTGGTACGTGAACCTGGAGGAGCCGCGGACCCGATGGTCCGGCGGCATCGACTCCGAGGACCACTTCCTGGACATCTCCGTCTACCCGGACCGCACCTGGAAGTGGCGGGACGAGGACGAGTTCGCGCAGGCCCAGCGGTCCGGTCTGATGGACCCGGAACAGGCCCGGCGGGTGCGCGCCGCCGGCAGCGCCGCGGTGGACCTGATCCGGGCCTGGGGCCCGCCGTTCTCCGAAGGCTGGCAGGATTGGCGACCGGACCCGGCCTGGGGCGTACCGGCCCTGCCGGAGGACTGGGACCGCACTCCGGCGCATATGACCTCATGAGACCCTTGATGCGCCCCCGGGGGGCAATCGTAGGATCGTCCTCCGCCGGGGCGTCGGCGGTCAAATGTCGCCAGCAGCACAGCATTTGACCTAGGCCGACGCGATAACGAGAGGTAACGAGCGGGACGCGGAAACGCGGGGTGATGGTGTCCCCGCCGCTGAGCGGGTATACCGCGACTGACCGAGTTGAGTGCAGCGCACATCGAGCGCAAACGGACGGAATGCCACGCGTGACGGAGTACCCCACCTCTCAGGAGGGCCCCCAGCCGGTTGCCTCCGGCGGTCGGACGGACGAGTCCGGCCACGGCACGGAGGAACTGGGCCACGGCAAGGCCCCGCTCCCGGCGGCCGAGGCCGTGCGCACGCATGCGCAGCCCCAGGCGGCGGACCTGCCCCGTCCCCGCGCCACGGCGGAGGCACCGTCCGCCTCCGACGGGGCCGGGGAGCCCGGCAGCTCCCCCGCCGCGCCCGGCCAGGGCGACGCCCGGGTCCGGGCGGCCGGCCGTGACGGAGCCGCGGCCGCACAGGTCAGCGGCATCGGGGTCGACGCGACCATCGCCCGGCGGGAGGGCGACCGGCTGCGCTTCGTCGGAGCCGCCACCCGGCGGATCGCGCGCGGGATCGACCTCGACGAGATCGTGCTCGGCCTGTGCCGGGCCACCGTGCCCACCTTCTCCGACGCCATCCTCGTCTACCTGCGCGATCCGCTGCCGGTCGGCGACGAGCGGCCCGTCGGACCGGTCGTTTTAAGGCTGCGCCGAACCGACCGGCTCCGGCCGATCGACGAGTTCACCGGAGCCGGAGCAGGCACCGCCGGCGCGGCGACCACCGCGGACGGCGAGCTCGACTTCAGCCAGCTCGCCCTGGTCGGCCCGCAGGGTGACCTGCCCGCGGCCGAGCTGTGCGAGATCCGCCCCGGCGGGGCGCTCGCCGAGGTGCTGCGCGGCGTACGGCCCGTCTTCGGGTCCTCCGCCGCCGCCCGCGCCGCCCTGCCGGAGCTGCTGGGCGCCGACCACCCGGTCCCGCGCGGCCAGCGGGCCATCCTCGCGCCGCTGCGGGGCCGCCGCCGCGTCATCGGCGCGGCGGTGTTCCTGCGCACCCCCGAGCGGCCGGCCTTCGAGACGAACGACCTGCTCGTCGCGGCGCAGCTGGCCACGCACACCGCGCTGGGCATCGACAAGGCCGTGCTCTACGGCCGCGAGGCCTACATCGCCGACGAGCTCCAGCGCACGATGCTGCCCGACAGCCTCCCCCAGCCCACCGGGGTCCGGCTCGCCAGCCGCTACCTGCCCGCCGCCGAGACGGCCCGGGTCGGCGGCGACTGGTACGACGCCATACCCCTGCCCGGCAGCCGGGTCGCACTCGTCGTCGGCGACGTCATGGGCCACTCCATGACCTCCGCCGCGATCATGGGACAGCTCCGCACGACGGCCCAGACGCTGGCGCAGCTCGACCTGCCGCCCGCCGAGGTCCTGCACCACCTGGACGAGCAGGCGCAGCGTCTGGGCTCCGACCGGATGGCCACCTGCCTCTACGCCGTCTACGACCCGGTCTCGCACCGGATCACCATCGCCAACGCCGGCCACCCGCCGCCGGTCCTGCTGCACCTGGGCGGCCGCGCCGAGGTGCTGCGCGTACCCCCCGGCGCTCCCATCGGCGTCGGCGGCGTGGACTTCGAGGCCGTGGAGCTGGACGCCCCGGCCGGGGCCACCCTCGTGCTGTACACCGACGGCCTGGTCGAGTCCCGGCTGCGCGACGTCTGGACCGGCATCGAGCAGCTCCGCGAACGCCTCGCCACCACCGCGCAGCTGACGGGCCTGGACCACCCGCCGCCGCTGGAGGCCCTGTGCGACGACATCCTGGACATGCTCGGCCCCGGTGACCGGGACGACGACATCGCGCTGCTCGCGGCCCGGTTCGACGGGATCGCGCCCAGCGACGTGGCGTACTGGTTCCTGGACCCGGAGGAGACCGCTCCGGGGCGGGCCCGCCGGTTCGCCCGCCGCGCGCTGGCGCGCTGGGGGCTGGAGGAGCTGGAGGACTCGCTGGAGCTGTTGGTCAGCGAGGTCGTCACGAATGCCGTGCGGTACGCCGAGCGGCCCGTGACCCTGCGCCTCCTGCGGACGGACGTACTGCGCTGCGAGGTCGGCGACGACTCCCCGCAGCTGCCGCGCCAGCGCCGGGCCCGGGACGACGACGAGGGCGGCCGCGGCCTGTTCCTGGTCAACCGGATGGCCCGCCGCTGGGGCGCCACCCGGCTGAGCAGCGGCAAGGTCGTCTGGTTCGAGCTCGCGCTGCCGACCGCGCCGGGGGCCCCGGAGCGCCGCTGACCGGGCCGCCACCGGCCGGACCCGTACGCACCACTGCCCCGCGGCTTCGCGCCTGCGGGGCAGTGGTGCGTACGGGTCTACGGGCCCGGGTCCCGCGGTGCCTACGGTTCGGGCAGGTTCGGCGGCGAGGGCTTCCCCGAAGCCGACTTCGTCGGGGTCGGCGTCGTACTGGGCGTCGTGCTCGGCGTCGTGCTCGGCGTGGAGCTCGGCGTCCGGCTGGGCGTCTGGCTCGGCGTCCGGCTCGGGGTGTTGCTCGGCGGCTGCGAGCTCGCGGACTGGCTCGGCGTGGTCGACGGGGTGCTGCTGGGGCTCGACGACTGGACCTTGCCCATGTCCGCCTCGTCGAGGTCGAAGGAGCCGGTCTTGCCGCCCTTGAGCGCGTCGAGGGTGTACTGCTTCCAGATCGCGGCCGGGAAGCTGGAGCCGCCCGCGCGTCCGCCGCCGGCCGTACCGGTCAGGCTGGTCTGGGTGTGGGTGCCGGGCTCGTCACCGAACATCGCGACGACGGTGACCAGTTCCGGGGTGAACCCGGTGAACCAGGCGGCCACGTTCTTCTCGGTGGTGCCGGTCTTGCCCGCGGCCTCGTAGGACGAGCTCTTCACCGCCTTGCCGGAGCCGTCCTCGACGACGCCGGTGAGCACCTTGGTGACGGTGTCGGCGGTCTTGCGGCTGATGGCCGTGTCGCCGACGGCGCGGACCGGCTTGAACTCGCGGTCCGCGTGCTTGGCGGACTTGATGATGCTCGGCGTGACCTTCTTGCCGTGGTTGTCGAAGGTGGCGTAGACGCCGGCCATCTCCAGGGTGTCGGCGCTCATGGTGCCGAGCGACATGGCGGGCTTGTCCTCGGGCCAGCCGTCGCGGTCGACCATGCCCAGCTGCAGGGCGGTCTTCTTCACGTTCTTCGGGCCGACGTCCACGATCATTTGGGCGTACACGGAGTTCACCGAGGAGTTGGTGGCGGACTGCACCGTCATCATCGGGTCGCCGTAGTCGCGGTCGTCCTGGTTCTGCGGGTTGAACGGGATGTCGCTGCCGACCACGGGGCGCTTGCTCGTGCCGTCGTAGAGGGTGTTGGGCGTGATCGGCTTCCCGTCCTGCGTGCTCGCCTTGCCCTCCATGGCGGAGGCGAGCACGATCGGCTTGAAGGTCGAGCCCGGCTGGAAGTCCTTGCGCAGGGCGTTGCTGGCCCACTGCTCGCTCTGCCCGGTGCCGCCGTACATCGCGACGATCGCGCCGGTCTTCGGGTCCACGGAGGTGGCACCCGCCTGCACGGCGGCGTCGACGGGGCGGCCCTTGCGGTCGAGCTTGGATTCCAGCTCGTCCTGGACGGCCTTCTCCAGCGCCGCCTGCTTCTTCGGGTCGATGGAGAGGGTGATCTCCCAGCCGCCGGCCTTGAGCTGGCCGTCGGACATGCCGGTCTGGCGCTTGAGCTCCTCGTCGGCGGCCTGGATCAGGTAGCCCTTCTGGCCTTCCATGCCGGTGGGCGCCTTGGGCTTGATCGGCTCCTGGAACTTCATTTCCTTGCGCTTGGCCGGGTCCAGCTTGCCCATCTCGACCATGTTGTCGAGCACGCCGTTGAAGCGGATCATGACGAGCTCTTTGCCCTTGGGCCCGGCGGTCGCCCAGTCGTACTGGCTGGGGGCCTGGAGGACGGCGGCGAGGTACGCGCCCTGCTCCAGGGTCAGCTTGTCGGCGTCGACCCCGTAGTAGGCCTGGGCGGCGGCCTGGATGCCGTAGGCGTTGCGGCCGTAGAAGTTGGTGTTCAGGTAGCCCGCGAGGATCTGGGGCTTCTCCATCTCCTGGTCGACCTTGAGGGAGATGATCAGCTCCCTCAGCTTGCGGGTCGCCGTCTGGTCCTGCGTCAGGTAGAAGTTCTTGACGTACTGCTGGGTGATCGTCGAACCGCCGGCCTTGCCCTTGCCGGTGACGGTGTTGAACACGCCTCGGGCGATGCCCTTGAGGTCGACGCCGCGGTCGCTGTAGAAGGACTTGTTCTCGATGGCGATGAAGGCCGTCTGCACCTCCGCCGGGATCTTGTCGATCGACACGATCTGGCGGTTCGTGGTGCCGACGCGGGCCATGACCGTGCCGTCGGAGAGCTTGTAGACGTTGTTCTGCGTCAGCGCGTTGGCGTTGGGGTCCGGCGTCTGCACGTAGAAGTAGAGGCCGACCAGGGCCGCCATGCCGAGCAGAATTGCCCCGAAGAAGGTGCCGAGCACCTTCCTCCAGGTGAAGAAGCGGCGTATGCCGGTCGGCTTGCCGCCCGAGGTCCCGCCCTTGCCCTTGACGCGCCCGCGCGGCGCGCGTCGCGCACCGCGCTGCTGCTGCGCCTTTCGCGCTTCTGCTCGGCCCATCGCTCCCGCTCCGCTCGATAACCCCCCGACGTCAGCTCAGAAAGCTAACACCGCAGGCTGTGACAAAAACCGGCCAACGGGCTCTCATACCGGGCAATTCGGACGTGACAATGAGCACCCATCCCACAGGAACCGACGCAGTCGGGGCCCCGGAGGTTGCCGCTCTCCCACCCCGTCCAAAAAAGTGATATCACTTTGCTAAGCGGCCCGACCGGCCGCCACTGGACGAAACGGGGCGCATCATGACGAACACCACGGGTGGTACCGAGGCCGGCGTACGGGAGTTCCCCGCGCGCAGCGTGGGCGGCGGGCTCGCGCTGCTGCTCGGCCTGGCGGGAGTGGTGGCCGGGGCGGGCCTGATCGCGCTCGGCGCGGTGTCGGGGAACGACGGAGCAAAGGCGGGCC is a window encoding:
- a CDS encoding glycerophosphodiester phosphodiesterase translates to MTEQPFSPARGTRVIAHRGASHEHPEHTIEAYRQAIADGADALECDVRLTADHRLVCVHDRRVERTSDGRGVVSEMTYEELRALDFGAWKGSGHAGARVLLFEDLLKEALAAPYPVGLAVETKHPTRAGGRLEAELVRVLREYGLADGRSGRVEVMSFSRNALTRMHRLAPGLPAVYLIERRLRPVRPPYATHAGPGIDLVRQDPGLVGRLKAKGLRVRVWTVDEPEDVELCVRLGVDTLITNRPRDVRKLLLDI
- a CDS encoding ATP-binding SpoIIE family protein phosphatase; translation: MTEYPTSQEGPQPVASGGRTDESGHGTEELGHGKAPLPAAEAVRTHAQPQAADLPRPRATAEAPSASDGAGEPGSSPAAPGQGDARVRAAGRDGAAAAQVSGIGVDATIARREGDRLRFVGAATRRIARGIDLDEIVLGLCRATVPTFSDAILVYLRDPLPVGDERPVGPVVLRLRRTDRLRPIDEFTGAGAGTAGAATTADGELDFSQLALVGPQGDLPAAELCEIRPGGALAEVLRGVRPVFGSSAAARAALPELLGADHPVPRGQRAILAPLRGRRRVIGAAVFLRTPERPAFETNDLLVAAQLATHTALGIDKAVLYGREAYIADELQRTMLPDSLPQPTGVRLASRYLPAAETARVGGDWYDAIPLPGSRVALVVGDVMGHSMTSAAIMGQLRTTAQTLAQLDLPPAEVLHHLDEQAQRLGSDRMATCLYAVYDPVSHRITIANAGHPPPVLLHLGGRAEVLRVPPGAPIGVGGVDFEAVELDAPAGATLVLYTDGLVESRLRDVWTGIEQLRERLATTAQLTGLDHPPPLEALCDDILDMLGPGDRDDDIALLAARFDGIAPSDVAYWFLDPEETAPGRARRFARRALARWGLEELEDSLELLVSEVVTNAVRYAERPVTLRLLRTDVLRCEVGDDSPQLPRQRRARDDDEGGRGLFLVNRMARRWGATRLSSGKVVWFELALPTAPGAPERR
- a CDS encoding transglycosylase domain-containing protein, with protein sequence MGRAEARKAQQQRGARRAPRGRVKGKGGTSGGKPTGIRRFFTWRKVLGTFFGAILLGMAALVGLYFYVQTPDPNANALTQNNVYKLSDGTVMARVGTTNRQIVSIDKIPAEVQTAFIAIENKSFYSDRGVDLKGIARGVFNTVTGKGKAGGSTITQQYVKNFYLTQDQTATRKLRELIISLKVDQEMEKPQILAGYLNTNFYGRNAYGIQAAAQAYYGVDADKLTLEQGAYLAAVLQAPSQYDWATAGPKGKELVMIRFNGVLDNMVEMGKLDPAKRKEMKFQEPIKPKAPTGMEGQKGYLIQAADEELKRQTGMSDGQLKAGGWEITLSIDPKKQAALEKAVQDELESKLDRKGRPVDAAVQAGATSVDPKTGAIVAMYGGTGQSEQWASNALRKDFQPGSTFKPIVLASAMEGKASTQDGKPITPNTLYDGTSKRPVVGSDIPFNPQNQDDRDYGDPMMTVQSATNSSVNSVYAQMIVDVGPKNVKKTALQLGMVDRDGWPEDKPAMSLGTMSADTLEMAGVYATFDNHGKKVTPSIIKSAKHADREFKPVRAVGDTAISRKTADTVTKVLTGVVEDGSGKAVKSSSYEAAGKTGTTEKNVAAWFTGFTPELVTVVAMFGDEPGTHTQTSLTGTAGGGRAGGSSFPAAIWKQYTLDALKGGKTGSFDLDEADMGKVQSSSPSSTPSTTPSQSASSQPPSNTPSRTPSQTPSRTPSSTPSTTPSTTPSTTPTPTKSASGKPSPPNLPEP
- a CDS encoding transposase, with the protein product MTTTPIVRDAEHARWAFRVRVSSTALARLLAEWDRCRWLWNECCAKSKQTYRWNNDRPEGVDKRTCGPAQLDKMLTEARTGISWLRDGSSVVQQQLIRDFGKSRAKAQKDVRDRLPVRQRAGMPKWKKKREALPSLNYTKRGFRLKDGRLYLAGGIVLTVVWSRNLPADPSGVRVYQDGLGHWYCSFVVPVEVELLAVTGAVIGIDWGVKETATTTSDDHDLPHAEYGRKAAAGLVRYQRMMARRKSPEGKPGSKRYQAAKRHVAKLHKKVARQRQDTGRKWAKAVVRDHDALAVEDFRPKFLARSTMARKAADAAIGATKTALIEMGRKHGRTVHLVHPAHTTMDCAQCGARTKHALPLSERTYACTACGAVSPRDKNSARVMLVRAGLNPASADRGRPDQALPGLAA
- a CDS encoding aspartate ammonia-lyase gives rise to the protein MTDDQQTGEAPEGFRIEHDSMGDVRVPAHAKWRAQTQRAVENFPISGQRLERAHIEALARIKAAAATVNARLGVIDKDIADAIVSAAAEVAEGRWDEHFPVDVFQTGSGTSSNMNANEVIATLATERLGRAVHPNDHVNASQSSNDVFPSSIHIAATAAVTGALIPALEHLAGAMERKSAEFAQVVKAGRTHLMDATPVTLGQEFGGYAVQLRYGVERLRAALPRLAELPLGGTAVGTGINTPPGFSAAVISEVAAATGLPLTEARDHFEAQGARDALVETSGMLRTVAVSLTKICNDLRWMASGPRTGLAEINLPDLQPGSSIMPGKVNPVVPEAALMVAAQVMGNDAAVAVAGAAGNFELNVMLPVMARNLLESIRLLGSVSRLLADRTVDGITANTARAREYAESSPSVVTPLNRYIGYEEAAKVAKKSLAERKTIREVVLESGYVDRGDLTLEQLDEALDVLRMTHP
- a CDS encoding DUF402 domain-containing protein — translated: MTGTGGRGGGSARSSARGSARRAERGAAEGVRWAPGEQILWRYRDHAPDAKGAVHICRPVTVVTDTDELLAVWMAPGTECVKPVLADGTPVHEEPLATRYTAPRTTVRSRWFGAGVLKLARPGDPWSVWLFWDHGWEFKSWYVNLEEPRTRWSGGIDSEDHFLDISVYPDRTWKWRDEDEFAQAQRSGLMDPEQARRVRAAGSAAVDLIRAWGPPFSEGWQDWRPDPAWGVPALPEDWDRTPAHMTS
- a CDS encoding ricin-type beta-trefoil lectin domain protein, producing MARARTQSRIRLRSTFAAVAAAAAALGGVTAITPMAHAATAAVTPLTPELEAIRAAEAVKIYGDSAIRPLAERKTGLISLGDSEISGEGIGNYDPATNTPSNQCHRSPDTAIHRTGIAADYTFNVACSGGYTGNIKIGGSKQYADELVQSDSLAIKARNTKIKMVLLVAGANDDLQFGPVMTDCVTRWVLSQGTCEPKYGPGWQARVDGLKPKVQSTIGDLKSVMRDAGYADSDYKLVVMGYPSPIGPDFNDNPNFPGKLPGGCAGYDSDAAWGRNYAVPTFEKGMRAAALAAGATYLDNSRLFQGHEVCMEDTWARGLYLDLGDHFPWDENTARQSFHPNYRGHGAFASCLTQLYASGLREASCADPASTGTPVLQAGAWDDLYKPLKNEATGNCVDSNGGSSANNTKILGWDCHGGRNQGWWYDSAKKSLHIELTHDRCLDAPGANYGNGTAMVIWNCHGGANQQFVRDGATFRPAAAPGQCLTVAAAHEPLRLQPCNGSANQRFA